One Aspergillus oryzae RIB40 DNA, chromosome 2 genomic window carries:
- a CDS encoding M28 family metallopeptidase (transferrin receptor and related proteins containing the protease-associated (PA) domain): MGNDSKFEYEALPIPSYEEAVGARPSSSRSNLGPEANDESERQGLLHNVDDVTARESARPRPHGYQPPTVESVRDSLDGLDSTGADSERGSLEELQRELHEMDVEDGDQQSSQRSRLLRSRFSKRISSLTRSLSAIHLPIRRFLPSFRFTIDLNGARTNMRTHGCMIMLRLFGLFLVVLVVYIFFVSDLFNMNSRFIMGQSYSAASVENFVQGHVNETNIAENLKRVTNFTHMAGTEGSYALAEWVKQEFKIAGLDDIEMEEFQVYLNYPRDDGRRVAIVDPPDLFWEATLEETNEETPVFHGHSKTGNVTGPIVYANYGSREDFRYLADQGVTVEGSIALVRYYGSESDRALKIKAAELAGAVGCIIYSDPSEDGFVRGPAYPDGRFMPEDGVQRGGVSLMSWVVGDVLSPGFASTPDEKKRLKPEESQGLTSIPSLPIAWRDAQRLLQVIKGHGSQVPAKWVGGVPNVDQWWTGDGTSPKVNLMNLQDEEERQPIYNVLGRIIGLEQPEKKIIVGNHRDSWCLGSADPGSGTAVFLEVVRVFGELRTFGWRPLRTIEFVSWDAEEYNLIGSTEHVEKELEALRDNAYAYMNVDVGVSGNEFEASGCPLFERVVTQILGRISDPVANETLKEIWEKKQKKLGPLGAGSDYVAFQDIAGTSSVDFGFVGEPYPYHSCYENWDWMVRFGDPGFQYHKILAQFWGLLILQFADTPVLPFDLEVYADHIASYVIDLEKYAKSQNVPIAHDASSGKSNREVTVTFKPLYDAAAKVKDDAAQFQQWARVWHDTVLGTGGFENNVIAAQRMDHNARMARFDTHLLDDRIDGGVPNRTQFKHVLFAPELWSGYDATFFPAIRDSIDSRNWTLTQEWVDRVSDILRTAGDKLLHG; encoded by the exons ATGGGCAACGACAGTAAGTTCGAATACGAAGCCCTCCCTATTCCCTCCTACGAAGAAGCCGTTGGTGCCCGCCCGAGCTCCTCCCGATCCAACCTCGGCCCCGAAGCGAACGACGAATCCGAGAGGCAAGGTCTACTTCACAATGTCGACGATGTCACTGCCCGCGAAAGTGCCAGGCCCAGGCCTCATGGATACCAGCCTCCTACGGTCGAATCTGTCCGAGATAGCCTGGATGGTCTCGACTCCACGGGCGCCGACTCGGAAAGGGGCTCACTTGAAGAGTTGCAACGGGAATTACATGAGATGGACGTGGAGGACGGCGATCAACAATCGTCCCAACGCTCTCGATTATTACGTTCTCGATTTTCGAAGCGAATCAGTAGTTTGACGCGATCCCTATCTGCCATTCATCTTCCTATACGCCGATTTCTGCCGAGTTTCCGCTTTACCATTGATCTTAATGGCGCTCGTACAAACATGAGAACACACGGATGCATGATCATGTTGCGCTTATTTGGGCTATTCTTAGTGGTTTTGGTCGtctacatcttcttcgtgTCGGATCTTTTCAATATGAACTCGCGATTTATCATGGGCCAGTCTTATAGTGCGGCATCCGTGGAGAATTTCGTCCAGGGCCACGTTAATGAAACGAATATTGCGGAGAATTTGAAGAGAGTCACCAACTTTACTCATATGGCTGGTACCGAAGGAAGTTATGCGCTGGCGGAATGGGTGAAGCAGGAGTTTAAAATCGCAGGCctggatgatattgaaaTGGAGGAGTTCCAAGTGTACTTGAATTACCCCAGAGATGACGGGAGAAGAGTCGCTATTGTCGACCCTCCTGATCTCTTCTGGGAGGCTACACTCGAAGAAACGAACGAGGAAACGCCTGTGTTCCATGGGCATTCCAAAACAGGAAATGTCACTGGCCCTATTGTTTACGCCAATTACGGTTCTCGGGAAGACTTCCGGTACCTCGCTGATCAAGGAGTCACTGTAGAAGGCTCTATAGCACTCGTGAGGTATTACGGGTCCGAGTCAGATCGAGCTTTGAAGATCAAAGCTGCTGAACTGGCCGGCGCGGTGGGATGCATCATCTACTCTGATCCCTCTGAAGATGGCTTTGTTCGAGGACCAGCCTATCCGGATGGACGCTTTATGCCGGAAGATGGTGTCCAGAGAGGCGGCGTAAGCTTGATGTCATGGGTGGTGGGAGATGTTCTCTCCCCAGGTTTTGCATCCACACcggatgaaaagaaaagacttaAACCAGAGGAAAGCCAAGGATTGACCAGCATCCCTAGCTTACCCATCGCCTGGCGCGATGCTCAGAGGCTCTTGCAGGTTATCAAGGGCCATGGTTCTCAGGTGCCTGCCAAATGGGTCGGTGGTGTTCCCAATGTAGACCAATGGTGGACCGGAGACGGAACGTCCCCCAAAGTCAACCTCATGAACTTacaagacgaggaggaaaGGCAGCCTATTTACAACGTTCTCGGGAGAATCATCGGTTTGGAACAaccggagaagaagatcattgTTGGAAATCACCGAGATTCATGGTGTTTGGGAAGCGCGGACCCGGGCAGTGGCACCGCTGTTTTCCTCGAGGTTGTGCGAGTCTTTGGCGAGCTCCGTACCTTTGGCTGGCGTCCGCTCCGCACTATTGAATTTGTCAGCTGGGATGCAGAAGAATATAACCTGATTGGGTCCACAGAACATGTGGAGAAGGAATTGGAGGCACTTCGTGACAACGCCTATGCTTACATGAACGTTGATGTTGGCGTTAGCGGTAACGAGTTTGAAGCTTCGGGATGCCCGCTTTTTGAACGTGTTGTGACGCAGATTCTCGGACGCATATCGGACCCGGTAGCCAACGAAACTCTGAAAGAAATTtgggaaaagaaacagaagaagctcGGTCCCCTCGGCGCCGGAAGTGATTATGTGGCATTCCAAGATATTGCTGGAACCTCCAGTGTGGACTTCGGATTTGTTGGGGAGCCATATCCCTATCACAGTTGCTATGAGAACTGGGACTGGATGGTACGGTTCGGAGACCCCGGTTTCCAGTATCACAAAATTCTGGCTCAGTTCTGGGGATTGCTCATTCTTCAATTTGCTGATACTCCAGTCTTACCCTTTGATTTGGAAGTGTATGCCGATCACATTGCTTCATACGTTATCGATCTGGAAAAATATGCCAAGTCCCAGAACGTCCCGATTGCCCATGACGCTTCCAGTGGCAAGAGCAACCGTGAGGTCACTGTTACTTTTAAGCCTTTATATGATGCTGCCGCTAAGGTCAAGGATGATGCAGCGCAGTTCCAGCAGTGGGCCCGTGTTTGGCACGACACAGTGTTGGGCACTGGGGGTTTCGAAAACAATGTGATTGCGGCTCAACGGATGGATCATAATGCTCGAATGGCTCGTTTCGATACTCATCTGTTGGATGATAGGATAGATGGCGGC GTGCCTAATCGTACGCAGTTCAAACATGTCCTTTTCGCGCCTGAGCTATGGTCCGGATATGATGCGACATTTTTCCCTGCCATTCGAGACAGCATCGATTCGCGCAATTGGACCCTGACCCAGGAATGGGTTGACCGGGTTTCCGACATCCTGCGCACTGCAGGTGATAAACTCCTGCATGGCTGA
- a CDS encoding GNAT family N-acetyltransferase (predicted protein): MANINPFRSRRLAYRAVEDTPEDDDFIHSIQSDPLSYATSNSTLLKPQTKRDTLNGYKKHLMEDALLAVIILLPTQNVHDQPGTAGPPQEIWTSIGIIALKKDEPGHGHHRKSSISIDIAKPYQNHGYGSEAIEWVVDWGFRKAGLHRIAVEAFSYNPGATRLYERLGFQFEGRQREAIWTTLHVGCLKSMEINVYFEAKVFIWKPEKTLARAIV; encoded by the exons ATGGCCAATATCAACCCTTTTCGGTCCAGGCGACTAGCTTATCGAGCCGTTGAAGATACaccagaagacgatgattTCATTCACTCCATCCAGTCTGACCCCCTATCGTACGCGACTTCAAACTCGACACTGTTGAAACCTCAAACGAAGCGTGATACATTAAATGGCTACAAGAAACATCTCATGGAGGATGCACTTTTAGCAGTTATCATTTTACTACCAACCCAGAATGTCCATGATCAGCCTGGTACGGCCGGCCCTCCCCAGGAAATCTGGACGTCGATCGGGATTATTGCTCTCAAAAAGGATGAGCCGGGTCACGGCCATCATCGCAAAAGTTCTATCAGCATCGATATTGCCAAGCCCTATCAGAATCATGGCTACGGAAGCGAAGCGATTGAATGGGTGGTAGATTGGGGGTTTCGGAAAGCTGGCTTGCACCGCATCGCAGTTGAAGCTTTCTCTTATAACCCGGGCGCAACGCGCCTCTATGAGCGCTTGGGATTTCAATTCGAGGGACGCCAAAGAGAGGCTATCTG GACTACCCTGCATGTCGGTTGTTTGAAATCAATGGAGATCAACGTTTACTTCGAAGCAAAGGTCTTTATCTGGAAGCCTGAAAAA ACACTGGCTCGTGCAATCGTTTAG
- a CDS encoding FAD binding domain protein (predicted protein), producing the protein MVSKGSTPSFSDLLDVIIVGAGPCGLAVAARLKEETPSALFTDDEHQRYHWINKHSGRMALVQARHGKQKKVKAEKWHGYTPRQSFSSTHSESIAGSPPSLSSSASTASEETETGAVEDGSPSILVLDSTGDKWMERWNRAFKTLEIQQLRSPMFFHVDPSDRDGMLAYTQEVGRDCDLWEISGCVGKELSKHKKKKKMRSKAVAIGEVEIDERDRKDYFSPSTGLFEDYCSSIIARYGLNTPGMIQQREVINVQYDYHDERSPSEKIFTVTTNDGAVFYSRTVVLAIGPGRTKVFPFKLTDEEANGACHSTEIRSFPSPNVKRKIQQRQQTNLMVVGGGLSSAQIVDMAIRKGVSKVWFLLRSNFKAFWSADTDEERLEMIKTARNGGSITPRYQKILKQHAARHRVSIHSRTVILSREYCPMSQTWCLTTDPPIPDLPRIDYIYFATGMQADVNELPLLQQMNREYPIETKQGLPCITDDLMWKANLPLFVTGRLAALRLGPGAPNLEGARLGAERIAWGMEEVLGRGESEDTPAERSKECFCGLGNRYAGLADVDW; encoded by the exons ATGGTTTCCAAAGGATCCACACCCTCCTTTTCAGACCTCCTCGATGTAATCATCGTCGGTGCCGGACCATGCGGTCTCGCCGTCGCTGCCAGactgaaagaagaaacaccGTCCGCGCTATTCACAGACGACGAGCACCAGCGCTACCACTGGATCAACAAACATAGCGGCCGGATGGCGCTTGTACAGGCTCGCCACGGCAAGCAGAAAAAGGTCAAAGCAGAGAAATGGCACGGATACACCCCTCGACAGTCTTTCTCATCTACACATTCAGAGTCTATAGCGGGGTCTCCGCCTTCGCTGTCTTCGTCCGCCTCGACTGCTTCAGAGGAGACGGAAACTGGTGCGGTGGAGGATGGTTCGCCCTCCATTCTTGTTTTGGATAGTACGGGTGATAAATGGATGGAGCGGTGGAATCGGGCGTTCAAGACGTTGGAGATCCAACAGCTTCGTAGTCCCATGTTCTTTCATGTTGATCCGAGTGATCGGGATGGAATGTTGGCGTACACGCAGGAGGTGGGGAGGGATTGTGATCTTTGGGAGATATCTGGATGTGTGGGGAAGGAGTTGAGCAAGcataagaagaaaaagaagatgaggtcgaaGGCTGT GGCTATAGGGGAGGTTGAGATCGATGAAAGGGACCGCAAAGACTATTTCTCACCTTCCACGGGCCTTTTCGAGGACTATTGCTCGAGCATCATTGCACGGTATGGTCTTAACACGCCGGGCATGATCCAACAACGTGAAGTCATTAATGTCCAGTACGACTACCATGACGAGAGGTCGCCTTCCGAGAAGATATTTACGGTCACGACGAATGATGGGGCTGTGTTCTATAGTCGGACGGTCGTGCTAGCCATTGGGCCTGGCAGGACGAAGGTCTTCCCGTTTAAGTTAACTGATGAGGAGGCAAACGGGGCTTGTCATAGCACGGAGATTCGATCGTTTCCAAGCCCCaatgtgaaaaggaaaatccaGCAACGTCAGCAGACGAATTtgatggttgttgggggAGGGCTGTCTTCCGCACAGATAGTGGATATGGCTATCCGGAAGGGAGTGAGCAAGGTGTGGTTCCTATTAAGGTCTAATTTCAAAG CCTTCTGGTCCGCAGACACGGACGAAGAACGCCTCGAGATGATCAAAACAGCACGCAATGGAGGCAGCATCACACCGCGGTATCAGAAGATCCTGAAGCAGCATGCAGCCCGCCACCGCGTCTCGATCCACTCTCGTACAGTCATTCTCAGCCGTGAGTACTGCCCCATGTCTCAGACATGGTGCCTCACCACTGATCCTCCAATTCCCGACCTCCCTCGCATCGACTACATCTATTTTGCAACAGGCATGCAGGCGGATGTGAACGAACTTCCGCTGCTTCAGCAAATGAATCGCGAATATCCGATCGAGACCAAGCAGGGTCTGCCGTGCATTACGGATGATCTCATGTGGAAGGCGAATTTGCCTTTGTTTGTAACTGGACGGCTGGCTGCCCTCCGCCTAGGTCCGGGAGCCCCTAATCTTGAAGGAGCGAGGCTGGGTGCAGAGAGGATCGCATGGGGTATGGAGGAGGTGCTGGGACGCGGAGAGAGTGAGGATACACCAGCTGAACGATCCAAAGAGTGTTTCTGTGGCTTGGGAAATCGATACGCTGGGTTAGCTGATGTGGATTGGTAA
- the erg13 gene encoding hydroxymethylglutaryl-CoA synthase (hydroxymethylglutaryl-CoA synthase), which translates to MSARPQNIGVKAIEVYFPKQCVEQTELEKFDGVSEGKYTIGLGQTKMSFCDDREDIYSVALTTLSSLFRKYNVDPKSVGRLEVGTETLLDKSKSVKSVLMQLFAESGNFNVEGVDNVNACYGGTNAVFNSINWLESSAWDGRDAVVVCGDIALYAEGPARPTGGAGCVALLIGPDAPIVFEPGLRGSYVTHTYDFYKPDLTSEYPVVDGQHSLQCYTEAVDACYKAYAAREKTLKEKTQNGTNGVAHDESKTPLDRFDYILFHSPTCKLVQKSYGRMLYNDFLENPTHPAFAEVAPELRDLDYSKSLTDKNVEKTFMGLTKKRFAERVKPSLDVATLCGNMYTATVYAGLASLLSNVTFDPSQPKRIGLFSYGSGLAASMFSAKIVGDVSYMAEKLDLHNRLNARDVLAPQAYVEMCALRKQAHLKKNFKPSGNTETLFPNTYYLTEVDDMFRRKYEVKA; encoded by the exons ATGTCTGCTCGTCCTCAGAACATTGGTGTCAAGGCCATTGAGGTCTATTTTCCTAAGCAA TGTGTCGAACAAACCGAGCTGGAGAAGTTCGACGGTGTCAGTGAGGGCAAGTACACAATCGGTCTGGGACAGACAAAAATGAGCTTCTGTGATGACCGTGAGG aTATCTACTCTGTCGCCCTGACCactctctcctccctctttcGCAAATACAACGTCGACCCCAAGTCCGTTGGTCGTCTCGAAGTCGGTACTGAGACTCTCCTGGACAAATCCAAGTCCGTCAAGTCCGTTCTGATGCAGCTCTTTGCCGAGAGCGGAAACTTCAACGTTGAGGGTGTTGATAACGTCAACGCTTGCTATGGAGGTACCAACGCTGTCTTCAACAGCATCAACTGGCTTGAGTCTTCCGCCTgggatggaagagatgcCGTTGTTGTCTGCGGTGACATTGCTCTGTATGCCGAGGGACCTGCTCGCCCTACTGGTGGTGCTGGCTGTGTTGCCCTCCTCATTGGTCCTGATGCCCCTATTGTCTTTGAGCCCGGTCTTCGTGGCTCTTACGTCACCCACACCTACGATTTCTACAAGCCTGATCTCACCAGCGAATACCCCGTTGTTGACGGTCAGCACTCCCTTCAGTGCTACACTGAGGCTGTTGATGCTTGCTACAAGGCCTACGCCGCTCGCGAGAAGAcgctgaaggaaaagactcAGAACGGAACCAACGGTGTGGCCCATGATGAATCCAAGACTCCTTTGGACCGCTTTGACTATATCCTTTTCCACTCCCCTACCTGCAAGTTGGTCCAGAAGTCGTACGGCCGTATGCTTTACAACGATTTCCTCGAGAACCCCACCCACCCCGCTTTCGCTGAAGTCGCTCCTGAGCTGCGCGATCTGGACTACAGCAAGTCTCTCACTGACAAGAACGTCGAGAAGACTTTCATGGGTCTGACCAAGAAGCGCTTCGCTGAGCGTGTGAAGCCCAGCCTTGATGTTGCCACTCTCTGTGGTAACATGTACACCGCCACCGTCTACGCCGGCCTGGCCAGCTTGCTCAGCAACGTCACCTTCGACCCCAGCCAGCCTAAGCGCATTGGCCTTTTCTCCTACGGCAGTGGTCTCGCTGCTTCCATGTTCAGCGCGAAGATTGTTGGTGACGTGTCTTACATGGCTGAGAAGCTTGATCTTCACAACCGCCTCAATGCTAGGGATGTCTTGGCCCCCCAGGCCTATGTTGAG ATGTGTGCTCTGCGTAAGCAAGCTCActtgaagaagaacttcaagCCCTCCGGTAACACGGAGACGCTTTTCCCCAACACCTACTACCTCACTGAGGTGGACGACATGTTCCGCCGCAAGTACGAGGTCAAGGCATGA
- a CDS encoding uncharacterized protein (predicted protein): MHDYFWWDIRNLRSWSSFSLSTFHSINGLTKLLKTAIPSHLTPTAVVSGSRLCPDSEFTLVDLIQDIYAPRVNAALAVSQGPDHLALYATPVPRIHANRNYGGPHFLANYTSDTERTSSGLPRGRLVGIVKTFDRWNTSMRTEAPHRRVEYLNGLAHLQRCMREHSCRYGFIITEIELVCVRAGCDEGDDVPYFGFLEVSAPIPTKLAASSDEGYLKPCSAPYGHPHSPTPSSDSSLASQSPILDAYSSPAPEELGVPMTASLALYFLLMLSKSVPLPSQPSSHLNVGGPGALTRQRVLPEGKDKWIPEPQIGEKRDAKRVRGWIWPQDAWHRREGGGAPRSRATGVESKPKKWHK, encoded by the coding sequence ATGCATGACTACTTCTGGTGGGATATCCGAAATCTGCGCAGCTGgtcctccttttctctgtccACATTCCACTCGATTAATGGCCTCACGAAGCTCCTGAAGACAGCAATTCCGTCACATCTGACACCAACAGCCGTGGTCTCAGGCTCACGCTTGTGTCCTGATTCTGAATTCACGTTGGTTGACCTCATACAAGATATTTATGCTCCACGAGTAAATGCCGCTTTGGCCGTGTCTCAGGGCCCAGATCACCTGGCGCTCTATGCTACGCCTGTCCCACGGATCCATGCCAATAGAAACTATGGTGGCCCGCATTTCCTTGCAAATTACACTTCAGATACGGAGCGGACGAGCTCGGGTCTGCCCCGTGGACGGCTGGTAGGAATTGTCAAAACTTTCGACCGTTGGAACACAAGTATGCGCACTGAAGCGCCTCATCGGCGGGTCGAGTATTTGAATGGCCTAGCGCACCTTCAGCGGTGTATGCGCGAACATTCCTGTCGATACGGCTTCATCATCACAGAGATTGAGCTTGTCTGCGTGCGTGCGGGGTGCGACGAGGGTGACGACGTGCCTTACTTTGGCTTCCTCGAGGTTTCAGCTCCTATACCCACTAAGCTCGCGGCGAGCTCAGACGAAGGTTACTTGAAACCTTGCTCAGCCCCTTACGGCCACCCCCATTCGCCCACACCGTCCAGCGACAGTTCATTGGCCAGCCAATCCCCTATCTTGGACGCATATtcttcaccagctccagagGAGCTTGGTGTACCGATGACGGCGAGTCTGGCTTTATACTTCCTCCTAATGCTTTCTAAATCCGTACCTTTGCCGTCCCAGCCGTCATCTCACCTGAATGTTGGCGGACCCGGAGCCCTAACTCGGCAGCGTGTCCTCCCCGAAGGGAAGGACAAATGGATTCCAGAACCACAGATTGGAGAAAAACGAGATGCCAAACGAGTGCGAGGCTGGATCTGGCCACAAGATGCCTGGCACCGGCGCGAGGGAGGTGGAGCACCACGTTCGCGAGCGACTGGTGTGGaaagcaaaccaaaaaaaTGGCATAAGTAa
- a CDS encoding DUF1765 domain-containing protein (predicted protein), translating into MSPLSLETPNNHRDGEHVLLPHSASYNHLPDLVASESASPTLRRTFSDLTYPKDSTSLSKEDVAAGKDILRRTSLRNKDKSTITVSRFSVSTEDVTDPASTELSGAPAKAPETTKVPETRAPEPVARPSKARSMSGRLVNLARKPWKSSSPSRSPSPPAKGSRGRTLRAEEQSLSSSPASQSKGLTPLDTVTESDPAVPTRRRTILNKRPRLPMVAVVTQSQADSPTTPNSNTPSPFTLTAKNSLEKLTSSLNVTTPVLPPMPKTAVASAGIDFARKKDELWVSVGGMLVKWKLAQIQATNYFRFQSKSSALKANVIRSSLLPFLNRNHSHPSFKSLRPEDLDRRVNILNKWWIGLLEMLNGKHNQSISGTDRPVYLEAVVGIMTRPEWRIPFPSPPSDGNSPKPLQHASTSISESSEGSSGSSDFLVESIHHNIRNIFTQNLLSQMAFVVERMSMRHAPASLVAFCGKACAYAFFFCPGVADILVRLWNTPPNIFRRVLTQSNVDGSGNARAFTQDLALNFPAALRSLSFHGHTPLVRYLRRKPDVPLSTAQIRWQSPWVSRWGGRDSDLFFVFVKYIHILYADALPAEIDKDKRVLAPGLLPIHAQLLVVLEDTLYKQSVPQAPTNSHTAAAITFDDFIEGADASVSALPLGAANSHRSMAENRLIILLRDFLSESSVEPNHARLLYAESFAMVMKTAAGKTSLFDHNACFLLCDFVEEVIPIITRYSQPVKSDLFDWKFWLEVCDRMMQSHNSLTEVRVFSFLFCIWSTWTASEERKADLCLGFLLKESLFYHYFCHWSPMVRAYFHRLLCWRLGRFNGDPSPLDSTIYEVLGSRLQSLWEYYLTFQAKAEKELTVPLSSAPCTPAPGRRIIIIRCDNHFTPPSLFVSFDRVIPAAPSEQSAASISGSSAKTESTSDTQPPKKRWNLLKAMFGSSSSKSNGEASPASSSEESLDINGSDSAASADKRMDEISRSNNSSGELSRPKTAHQPYSFKFSLEWMDRPQWPSKNKRLFTPCLPVAAQLHLQLRRSADADDESEIDSEEEAGSDDAREGSPSAKETETSKNTNTGSESGKGSSKPAPEPAISHPLVASKYVGRALAEWAQIVSECDSFFARRRDEGVPCDRMVETPTLGVESFRK; encoded by the exons AtgtctcctctttctctcgaGACACCAAACAATCATCGAGATGGTGAACATGTCTTGCTGCCCCACTCCGCCAGTTATAACCACCTTCCCGACCTCGTCGCTTCGGAATCCGCGTCTCCCACTCTCCGGAGGACTTTCTCAGACCTGACCTACCCGAAGGATTCCACATCCCTGTCCAAGGAGGATGTCGCAGCGGGCAAAGACATCCTAAGGCGAACCTCACTCCGGAACAAGGACAAATCGACCATTACGGTCTCTCGATTTAGTGTTTCTACCGAAGATGTGACCGATCCTGCCAGCACGGAGCTCTCCGGAGCTCCCGCGAAAGCCCCAGAGACGACGAAAGTCCCGGAAACAAGGGCTCCAGAGCCTGTGGCGCGCCCCTCTAAAGCCCGCTCCATGTCCGGAAGATTGGTCAACCTCGCCCGCAAACCGTGGAAGTCAAGCTCTCCTAGTAGATCTCCCTCTCCGCCCGCTAAGGGCTCGAGGGGGCGGACATTGCGTGCGGAGGAGCAATCCCTGTCAAGCTCGCCAGCGTCGCAATCCAAGGGTCTCACTCCGCTGGACACAGTAACAGAGTCCGATCCCGCTGTCCCTACGCGCAGGCGAACAATCCTGAACAAACGACCTCGGCTGCCGATGGTAGCGGTTGTAACACAAAGCCAAGCGGATAGTCCCACGACCCCCAATAGTAACACTCCGTCACCTTTCACGCTAACGGCTAAGAACTCGTTGGAAAAGCTTACATCGTCGCTCAATGTGACAACTCCGGTCCTTCCCCCAATGCCCAAGACAGCGGTTGCTTCTGCCGGCATAGACTTCGCGCGCAAGAAGGATGAACTCTGGG TGAGTGTTGGTGGGATGCTGGTCAAGTGGAAACTCGCGCAGATCCAGGCGACTAACTATTTCAGATTTCAATCTAAGTCCAGTGCTTTGAAGGCCAACGTCATCCGCTCTTCACTTCTACCTTTCCTCAATCGTAATCATTCTCACCCGTCTTTTAAGTCATTGAGGCCGGAAGACCTGGATCGTCGAGTTAATATCCTCAACAAGTGGTGGATAGGATTGTTGGAGATGCTCAATGGGAAACATAATCAATCGATATCCGGCACTGACAGGCCGGTGTATCTAGAAGCTGTTGTCGGGATCATGACTCGGCCTGAATGGAGGATCCCCTTTCCATCGCCGCCATCTGATGGGAATTCACCGAAGCCTCTACAGCATGCTTCAACCTCGATCTCGGAGAGTTCGGAGGGCTCGTCTGGAAGTTCAGATTTTCTCGTCGAATCGATTCATCACAACATAAGGAACATTTTCACGCAAAATTTGCTATCTCAAATGGCTTTCGTGGTAGAGCGGATGTCCATGAGACACGCTCCGGCTAGCTTGGTGGCCTTTTGCGGAAAAGCTTGTGCCTACgcgtttttcttttgccctgGAGTGGCAGACATTCTTGTTCGGCTGTGGAACACGCCGCCTAATATCTTCCGACGGGTTCTCACCCAGTCGAATGTAGATGGCAGTGGCAATGCGCGCGCATTCACACAGGACCTGGCCCTAAACTTCCCGGCGGCTCTTCGCTCGTTATCCTTCCATGGCCACACGCCATTAGTTCGCTATCTCCGCCGAAAGCCCGATGTTCCTTTAAGCACGGCTCAGATTCGGTGGCAGAGCCCTTGGGTTTCACGGTGGGGTGGCCGTGATAGCGACTTGTTTTTTGTATTTGTtaaatatatacacatcCTGTACGCTGATGCGTTGCCTGCAGAAATCGATAAAGACAAGCGTGTCTTGGCGCCAGGCTTATTGCCAATACACGCACAACTTCTTGTCGTTCTGGAGGACACACTTTATAAACAGTCAGTCCCCCAGGCGCCTACAAACTCACACACTGCTGCCGCAATCACATTCGACGATTTCATCGAAGGCGCTGATGCTTCGGTCTCGGCTCTTCCTTTGGGAGCTGCGAATAGCCATCGATCGATGGCCGAAAACCGTCTAATCATATTGTTACGCGACTTTCTCTCTGAATCTTCCGTTGAGCCAAACCATGCCCGTCTGTTATATGCCGAGTCTTTTGCTATGGTTATGAAAACTGCCGCTGGAAAGACCTCGCTGTTCGATCATAATGCCTGCTTTTTACTTTGTGACTTCGTTGAAGAAGTCATTCCCATAATAACACGATATTCCCAGCCGGTCAAGTCGGACTTGTTTGACTGGAAATTCTGGCTCGAAGTTTGCGATCGGATGATGCAAAGCCATAACTCTCTCACTGAGGTTCGtgtgttttcctttctcttctgtatTTGGAGCACATGGACCGCTTCggaagagaggaaggcaGACCTCTGCCTAGGGTTCCTTTTGAAAGAGTCGTTATTTTACCATTACTTCTGTCACTGGAGTCCTATGGTTCGTGCCTactttcatcgtcttctttgTTGGAGATTGGGTAGATTTAACGGAGACCCGTCACCACTCGACTC AACAATCTATGAAGTGCTTGGGAGCCGATTACAAAGTCTTTGGGAATATTACCTGACATTTCAAGCAAAAGCTGAAAAGGAACTTACGGTACCGCTATCTTCAGCGCCCTGTACGCCAGCACCCGGGCGcagaatcatcatcatccgGTGTGACAACCATTTCACTCCACCTAGTCTTTTTGTCTCATTCGACCGCGTCATCCCTGCGGCACCCTCCGAGCAAAGCGCAGCCTCTATAAGTGGCAGCTCCGCAAAAACAGAGTCTACATCTGATACGCAGCCGCCTAAAAAGAGATGGAATCTCTTGAAAGCCATGTTCGGTAGCTCTTCCTCGAAATCCAATGGCGAGGCATCGCCTGCAAGTAGCTCGGAGGAGTCATTAGACATAAATGGGTCTGATAGCGCTGCATCTGCCGACAAACGCATGGATGAGATTTCCCGGTCAAATAATAGTTCTGGAGAACTCTCCCGACCCAAGACAGCACACCAGCCTTACTCCTTCAAGTTCTCATTGGAGTGGATGGACCGGCCCCAATGGCCCAGCAAAAACAAGCGCCTCTTCACTCCCTGTCTGCCTGTGGCAGCCCAGCTACACCTGCAGCTTCGTAGATCTGCGGACGCAGACGACGAATCTGAGATAGATtccgaggaagaagctgggAGCGATGACGCCCGAGAGGGCTCACCATCAGCCAAGGAGACAGAGACCTCAAAGAACACCAACACCGGCTCGGAATCCGGGAAGGGTTCCAGTAAACCAGCCCCGGAGCCGGCAATAAGCCACCCACTTGTTGCGAGCAAGTACGTGGGCCGCGCACTTGCCGAATGGGCCCAAATTGTCTCGGAATGCGACAGTTTCTTCGCCCGGCGACGCGACGAGGGCGTACCCTGCGATCGAATGGTCGAAACCCCAACGCTGGGCGTTGAAAGCTTCAGAAAATGA